Genomic DNA from Corynebacterium kroppenstedtii:
GAGAAGTGCTAAAACGACGGGAAAAGACGCAAAGCTTACATTTCCCCAGCTAACACCCTGACTTTTCGGGGCGAATATAGAGTTGCCTGGCTGATCCACCGCCCCTAACCCCTGGGGCATAGCTGAAGAACTGGGTGTATTAATCCACCTAATTCAGGTGTGGACAGCGCAACAAAGGAACACATAATCATGCACAAACGACTTCAAGGCGTCGCCCTCGCCGCGCTACTCGCAGCGCTATCTCTTTCGGCTTGCACCGACAATGGCGGAAACGACACAAAGTCATCTTCCGTACCGACGGCGACATTAACCAGCACGATATCTTCCTCGTCCAGCACCACGTCGTCCGAACCAACGCAAACCGAAACTACTGCCGCTAATCCGTCAACTGAACCAAGAGAGCAACCCGCCGTCACACAAGGTCAGACTCAATCTGATGGCGTCATTGGCTACACCGGAGCACCAGGGTTTGATCGCCCACATCTTCTCAACAAGACAATTAGCAGCTGCGGAAATCCCCAACTACACGAAACCGGAACCACATTTTTCACTGACGGAACCTCGGGATGGACGCAGCACTGTGCCACCCAAATGGCAAACCAGCGGCCCATAACCACCCAACCACCGCAGGTTGGCCCAAGCTCTGGAGAGATCCAAAGCTGGTGGATGGACTGTATCTCATCCCACGATGAACAGTACTGCCGAGACACCGACCCCTACCACTAATCCATTAGGAAAGAGAGAGCATCTCATGAAGATCGTCCCCACAAACACAAAGACCGGTAAAGACAAAGCTATCGTTGTTGCCTGGTGGTTTATGGCATTATTCGCGATTATCAGCTTGTTTACTGGTGGCAACGCATCCAGCAGGATCGGCGGATTTTTATTCTTCGCTATCATCGCTGCACTTCTCTCCTACGTCGCTACTCGCCGAATTCAGGATCAACAGACTGGAAAGCACACGTCGAGGAACTGGAAAGTCGTCGCACCAGTGGCTGCCATTGCGCTAATCGCCGCTATGGCAATTGGTGGATCCGGCAGTGACACAGACGCAAAAGATGGCAATACAGCTGCCGCAGGGAAAAGCGCTTCCACGGAGCCTCCCACCCAAGGGGTTGCGAATGATACTGCGGAGGCAGTAGCTCCAAATCCTGCACCACAAGAAACTTCCACAAAGGTCTCGGCTCCAACGACAGACAGTGATAAATCATCCTCCTCTGCTGAACAGAAGAAGGCACTAGCTAAAGCCAAGGTCTACACCACAATGGCGGGTTTTTCTAAGGGCAAACTCTACGAGCAGTTGACCAGTGATTACGGAGAAAAATTCTCGCCTGACGCTGCGCAATATGCGGTCGATCACGTAGACGTCGATTGGAATGAACAAGCGCTAAAATCCGCGAAAAACTACGAGAAAACGATGAATATGTCGCGTGACGCCATCTACGACCAACTGACTAGCGATTACGGGGAAAAGTTCACTCCTGACCAAGCGCAATACGCAATCGATCACCTTCACTAGTTTGAGAGTTTTCCGACAAACAGAATCACAGAAGAAAAACTGCAACGCAATGTACACAATGCCACAGCGATAATGTTCAAATAAGCATGATTCAAGAGGCGGGAAGAGTACGTCATACCGGCGTAGGAATCGCAGGTCACACCAACAACGCTGCACGTGGCCTCATGGCCGTTTCCACGCTGGGAGTGTCGAATCTAGTCTGGAAGAAATCAAAAGGTGCCAGCTCTCAAAAGTTTAAAACTCGAAAGATGTGCGTCTGCCAGGACTGTGGACACAGTTGGGGAATTAAATAACCCCGTGCCACCGAAAACTCTCGATCTCATGACCGGCCCATGACATGATCATTGCCGGAGCAAGCATCACCAGCGAAAGCACCGCCTAAAGCCCTGAGTGTCGCAAGGCACCTATGGGCATATCTCTACGATCTGAACGGGTCGTCTACAGGTGGCTGAGCGGCCCCAAATTAACGGGGCGCTCCTCCTTCCCTCGCGCTGAGCGACGGGCCTGACTATGAGTGGCCTGTTTCAGATGTCGTCACGATGTAGTCACACTGCCTAAACCCCCGTTTGGCATATAAAAGACTATAAACTGCGCAAACAGTAAAAATGTTGTGCACCCTTAATGGGATTCGAACTCAGGCACTAGACCACCCTGATTAACACAAACAAGTAACCGGGTCCCAGGCCTCAGGCCATGTCCTCTATTCAAGGTAAACGTAAAAATAGGCGGATCGGCACACATACAGAGGTACTAACTCTTTACGAGCGATTCGGCGTTCCGTCCCCATATAAACCACACAATCGGCCCCAGGATGGGGAATGTGAACGTAACTACAATCCAGACTACTTTTCCGAAAACGGTATAGCGACTCGAGGACAAGATTGAAACCAGAGCGGCAATAAAAATTATGAGCGGTATCGCGATGAGAAGTACCAACCCGATCAACGCCAACATTGATCCCCCCTCATCGCTCGCGGCGGCCATGGCAGCTAAATAAAATCCGAAAATTACTAAACCCCTTTTCCTAAAACAGCCAAATCAAACGACCGTAGCTAACCTAAACTGTCGAGACCCAGGCTATCCAAAGTCATGAAGGAATTAAAGAGAAAAGAGGATTACACGTTTAGATTTTGCCCTTACTTGGATCGAGGCATTCTTACGAAACGGGGAAGCCCTAGACGCACCAACTAACGTTTCCGCTGGTCAAACGGTTAAAAAGACTAGTGCCCCCAGTGGGATTCGAACCCACACTGAATGGATTTTAAGTCCACTGCCTCTGCCAATTGGGCTATAGGGGCACCGCCATTGGCGACATACCGAACCACGCCGGTAAGCACAACAGCGAGCCTCATCTTACCGCGTTACTCCACAGACACAGAATCCCGTGGTCACGCCTCGAAAGTAACTCGTTGCCTAGCTAATCCTGCGATGATTCCGTCCAAAATATCTTTCTCGCTCACGGTGATCTGTTCGATGCCGGCCTTAGTGCGGAAGAACTCCACAATCGCGTCAATAATCAGCGTTCCTCCACCGATAACATCCGCACGACCAGGCAAAATCTGCGGCCGATCCTTCCTCTGCGCCACCGTCTCCGCACGAACCTTAGCCGTCGTCGCGAGAATATCGTCCGTGTCAAGCGTCGAAAGATGGATTTGTTCTGGAATGTACTCAGGCAAGTCCTGAACCACTGCCGAGACAGTCGTAAAGGTACCGGCACAGCCGACAACTGTCACCACCTCAGCAAGAGGTAAGTCTTTCGCAGCCTCACGCACATTTTTGTCGACGATCTCGCGGGCCGCTGCACACTCCCCATCCGTCGGAGGATCCGAGTGCAAAAAGCGCTCCGACAACCGGACGCTGCCCATCTGGGTCGACACAGCACCCACAACGTCCCCGGCTGCGTCCCCCACAACGAACTCAGTCGAACCGCCACCGACGTCAATGACCACGATGGGCCCCTCGGAATCTACATCCATTGTCGCGCCGAGGTAAGAAAGGCGAGCTTCTTCCGTGCCCTCAATCACTTCCGCCACGGTCCCAGGAGCAACCCGGTCGAGCTCAGCCTTCGTCATGGCGAAGAAATCATCTCTGTTCGACGCATCCCGCGTTGCTGACGTCGCAACCATACGAACAGCACTCACGCCATGATCGACCATCACGTCGACATAACCACGCAGCGCAGCCCGCGTCCGCTCGATCGCAGCTGGCGACAATTGCCCCGAACTATCGACACCTTCGCCCAGACGAACGATGGTGTTCTTCCGAGTAACCTCGCGCACAACCTTCCCAGACTGTGCATCGACGTCGGCAATGAGCAGACGGATGGAATTAGTACCACAATCTACAGCAGCTAGAGATAGCGTGCCGGGGGGCTGGGTGCCAGGGGCGTCGTTCGGGCCCCCACTCGAGTCCGCCGAATGAGTCTCGAGCGAAGAATCGGTAGCCATGGGCCAGCTAATCCCCAGCTCGTCTACCGTCGGCCATTGAGACGGAAGGGCAGTCCCCCGCAGTTCAGGGTTGTGGGCCAGCGCCAAAGCGACGGTCTCGGTACCCAGGCGAACGGTATCCGGCCCCTCCGCCAGAGCGAAAGCCATTAAAACGTGCAGGCACTTCACCCGGTCGGGCATTCCGCCACCGGAAAAGGAGGTTCCCAGATTCTCAATGCTGTTGCGGAGACTCAGGTAGTGTTCATGCGCAGCCCGGTAATCGGCCGCCAGCACCTCATCAGTTTCCAGCCGCTCAGTCATCCATTTCATGACCCCAGCGACCTCAAGCCGCGACGCCTCCGCCGTCAAACGCGGATCAGTCAGGTAGTACAGCGTCGGAAAAGGGGTGCCATCGTCCAGCCGGGGGGCCGTCGTCACCACAGCCGGCTGGCCATCGGGAGTGCGATATGCCACCTCAAGGGCACCACGGGGACGCCGACCTAACTGGTCGGTCATGATGGCCATATCTTCGCTAGACACTCCGGAGAAACTCGTCATGTCCACTTATTTTAATTCTCTGCCAAGCCGGACCTAATTCCCAGGCCGAACCTAATTTCCATTTGCCGGTGCAGGCGCTTGACGGTTCGGATCCGGATCATTCACCGTCGGAACGCCCAATGATGGTGCTTCGTCCTCGTGCTGATTTTTCTCCGAAGGCTTCTCGCGGACCGAACTCCATAACTGCGTGTACCAGGGATCCTGATGTTCGTCTTTCTTCGGGTCCGATTCTTCCGAAGTGTTCGTCTTAATCGAGGGGTCAATAATCCGCCAGGACGTCTCCCCCCGCTCCACCATGCCTAAGCGCAGCCGAGCCTGCTCCTTGACGAAATCATCGTCATTGTACAAATCCAGCTGTTTTTGCAGTTCAGCCTTCTCTTCTTCCTGGTGCGCTATATCAATGTGAAGTTGTTGCAACTCACTACGTTGCTGAAAGTATGACTTCAGTGGCGATGCAACAGTCATCGTCATCGCCACTACAAGAACCGCAAGAATAATCAGCCTCGCCGCGGACTGTTGACTCGGAACGGTCAACACCCACTGTTTACCGTCGCGGCCGAAGCGAAGTTCTCGCAATCGACGTTGCGCCTGGCGCCGACGAGACTGGCGTGCCGGCTTAGGCAACGTGCCCTTCCGTGCCGATGTAGTATCCGGCTCCATACCAGCGTCGGAATTGGACAGAGTATCACCCTGACCAGGTTTGCCGGCCTGCTGGCCATTCATGCGATGGTCGGCGGCCGTTGACGCAGCAGTAGCGCTATCGACGTGATCGCGCTCTCCCCCTACCGGGAGAGAATCCGATCCTGCCGGCGATCCTGGTTCAGGTGTACGTGCCATAGGCTGTGATCTTAGCCGTTAAAGCGCGGGAAAGCTGAGCGCCCAGCGTAAACGGCAGCGTCGCCCAAGAATTCCTCGATACGCAGCAACTGGTTGTACTTAGCAACACGCTCAGAGCGAGCCGGAGCACCGCTCTTAATCTGGCCACAGCTGTACGCAACCGAGAGGTCAGCGATGGTCGTGTCCTCAGTCTCACCGGAACGGTGGGACATCATGCAGCGGTAGTTGTTGTTTTGAGCCAGCTGCACAGCGTCGGCAGTCTCAGAGAGGGAACCGATCTGGTTAACCTTAACCAGCAGGGCATTCGCAGCCTTCTTTTCAATGCCCTCCTTCAAGCGTGCCGGGTTGGTGACGAAGAAGTCGTCACCAACAATCTGGACCTTGTCGCCAATCTCAGCGGTGAGCTTGGTGTAGCCTTCCCAGTCGTCTTCCTGCAGCGGGTCCTCGATGGACACGATCGGGTAGTTCTCGACGAGCTCCTCGTAGACCTTGACCATGTCCTCGGCGCTGTGCTCGCCGCCCTCGAAGTTGTAGACGCCCTTGTCCTTGTCGTAGAACTCAGAAGATGCAGCATCCAAGGCGAAAGCGATGTCCTCGCCGAGCTTGTAACCAGCCTTCTTCACCGCCTCAACGATGAGGTCCAACGCTTCCTTGGTAGAGCCCACTGACGGAGCGAAGCCACCTTCATCGCCAAGACCCGTCGACAGACCCTTGGACTTAATGACGGACTTCAAGTTGTGGTAAACCTCCGCACCCATACGGAGAGCCTCACGGAAGGAATCTGCACCAATCGGAGCAATCATGAATTCCTGAACATCGACGCCGGAATCTGCGTGGGCACCACCGTTGACGATGTTCATCATCGGTACGGGGAGTACGTGAGCATTTGGGCCACCAAGGTAGCGGAAGAGTTCGAGGTTGGCGGAGCTGGCAGCGGCTTTCGCCGTTGCCAAGGAGACACCGAGGATCGCGTTCGCACCCAGGTTGGACTTGTTGTCCGACCCGTCGAGATCCATCATCACCTTATCGACGAGGCGCTGGTCGTCAGCTTCAAGACCTGTCACTGCCGGAGCGATCTTCTCATTAACGTTTTCGACAGCCTGACGAACACCTTTACCCTGGTAACGATCGCCGCCGTCGCGAAGTTCATGAGCCTCGTGGACACCGGTGGATGCACCGGACGGAACACCTGCACGGCCGAACGAAGCGTCGTCAAGAAGAACTTCAACCTCAACAGTCGGGTTGCCGCGTGAGTCTAGAATCTCGCGAGCTTGAACATCGATAATCTGAGCCATAATGGCCTCCTGTTTATTCGACTACAACCTATCTAATCAGGGCCCCGTGCAATCAGCTGACGCCATCAGCAACACCGCGGCTAGCACAGCACATGATGGCGAGGACGCAGCGCGACCTACGTTTTCTATTGTGGCACGATCCCGAGATAATGGCATCCATGATGACGGTCACTACATTGTGATAGGCATCCTACAAACCGGGCGCAAAACAACAATTATCCTGCATAAATGGATATTTATAAACGTAAACGGGCATTTCGACAGGGTGCACTGTGTCCAAGAACACGCCCATGACACGTGATCAACGTAGCGCGACCCCCTTGGGTGGCGCGAACAACCCCCTCGCGTAGCGCGAAAGACGTGCTCGGCGTAGCGCCAGGACTTACCGCGGCTTCTGCTGAAGCGAATAATTGGCAGCAGCTCGCCGTACATCCTCCACATACTGCGCCGAGTTATTGTATGACCGCACAGCCGATCTCCACCCATCCGCCGTCGATAAGTCACGGTCAAAATCGCACAAAAGATTCACTGCCGCGACTGCAGCATCATCAATATTGTCGGGATCAGCCTTTCCATCCGCATTGGCATCAACCCCATACTTTTCCCATGATTGCGGAATGAACTGCAGGGGCCCCATCGCCCGATCTTTTTCCTTATCGCCATCCAATTCGCCATTGTCGGTATCAGGCAGGTCCTCCACTCCAGGAGCACCATCGAGCTGGACGCCACGGATATGCGGCTTCACGTCGCCATTGGAATCAATAGAAACCGAATCAAAATGATGTCCGTTATAGGTGCCGTGGCGAGTTTCTACCCATCCCAAACCCGCGAGGGTCGTCCAATCCAGATGACACCCCGGCTTCGAATGACGGGCCACCACATTCGCATTCGCATAAGCGCTCAAAGCCTCAACAGAAATGCCAGTTTTCTTCGATATCGGCTCCGCCCAGGTCCGAAACTCTTCCGACGTACGCGTATGTTTAGTCGTATCGACTGCCGGAGCCGCAACTCCATTCGGCGGCGGAACATCCGACGGAATCGGCTTCCGCATCGACGAACTATCAGTATGGATGTGGGAGACTAACCAGCCAATAGCGACGATGACCAGCGCCAACACCGCGATAACGGCAATGAGGGTACGTGCAGATTTCATAACCCAGAACACAGACTACGACTCAGTAAGATAACGACGTTACGACGACGAACCGGGATTCTCGTGAGGAGCCGGAGCCGACCACGACTCATCGGTAGCCGACTGCTCACGTCGTTTCCCTTCCTCCCACAAACGATTCTGCTCATCCAGGCCAACTGGACGTTCCGACTCCTCAAACAAATAAGGAGCGCGTGTCCGCATTTTATGGACAAACGACGCCGCAACGTGCCCAATATCAAAAGCACCACGTCGGTTAGCTATCTCCGCATGGAACAGGACCTGCAAAAAGATATCGGACAACTCATCGCACAGCCGCTTTTCCGACGCCAGATCCCCGGCCTGCCACGTCTCGATTGACTGGGCTAATTCCTCAACCTCCTCACGCAGATAAGCAAGAAGAGACTGATGGCTTTGACTCTGCTCCCACTCCCCCTGACGCAACGCACGCGCCATCACCGAAATGGCCTCTTCGATCTCATGAAGGACAGCCGCCGGAATATCACCATGGCTAGCGTCGGAAGCGTCGCCCGGTTCAGTGTTTTCGGCGTCACCATCGACGCCGACGGCGTTTTCGCCATCATCGGCACCATCGCCCACGACAGCAGTTCCGTGAATAACGCCAGCCTCGGCGCTCTCCGCAGCGTCCGTCAACTGCGGGATTGCTTTCAACGCAAAGTCATAATCCGGATACGCCGCCGGGTTCTCTGCCTCAATCCCCCGAAGATCATTGGCTGCGCCCGAGCTCAGCGCATTATTCTGCGAGCCCGACGCCAGAGCGCGGTCTGGCCGTCGTTGGAAATACAACGAGGGCGCTACTAACAGCTGGTCACCACTGTGGAGCCTCTCCCGCACCCATTCGTTGTACGGATCGGTGGTGATCAGCGTGTCGGTATCTTCCACCACATGGCCGCCTAGATCAGCGATCACCCAACGG
This window encodes:
- a CDS encoding Ltp family lipoprotein; protein product: MKIVPTNTKTGKDKAIVVAWWFMALFAIISLFTGGNASSRIGGFLFFAIIAALLSYVATRRIQDQQTGKHTSRNWKVVAPVAAIALIAAMAIGGSGSDTDAKDGNTAAAGKSASTEPPTQGVANDTAEAVAPNPAPQETSTKVSAPTTDSDKSSSSAEQKKALAKAKVYTTMAGFSKGKLYEQLTSDYGEKFSPDAAQYAVDHVDVDWNEQALKSAKNYEKTMNMSRDAIYDQLTSDYGEKFTPDQAQYAIDHLH
- a CDS encoding PLDc N-terminal domain-containing protein, which encodes MAAASDEGGSMLALIGLVLLIAIPLIIFIAALVSILSSSRYTVFGKVVWIVVTFTFPILGPIVWFIWGRNAESLVKS
- a CDS encoding Ppx/GppA phosphatase family protein, whose translation is MRLLIADVDAQSGKVVREVTRKNTIVRLGEGVDSSGQLSPAAIERTRAALRGYVDVMVDHGVSAVRMVATSATRDASNRDDFFAMTKAELDRVAPGTVAEVIEGTEEARLSYLGATMDVDSEGPIVVIDVGGGSTEFVVGDAAGDVVGAVSTQMGSVRLSERFLHSDPPTDGECAAAREIVDKNVREAAKDLPLAEVVTVVGCAGTFTTVSAVVQDLPEYIPEQIHLSTLDTDDILATTAKVRAETVAQRKDRPQILPGRADVIGGGTLIIDAIVEFFRTKAGIEQITVSEKDILDGIIAGLARQRVTFEA
- a CDS encoding FtsB family cell division protein; translation: MARTPEPGSPAGSDSLPVGGERDHVDSATAASTAADHRMNGQQAGKPGQGDTLSNSDAGMEPDTTSARKGTLPKPARQSRRRQAQRRLRELRFGRDGKQWVLTVPSQQSAARLIILAVLVVAMTMTVASPLKSYFQQRSELQQLHIDIAHQEEEKAELQKQLDLYNDDDFVKEQARLRLGMVERGETSWRIIDPSIKTNTSEESDPKKDEHQDPWYTQLWSSVREKPSEKNQHEDEAPSLGVPTVNDPDPNRQAPAPANGN
- the eno gene encoding phosphopyruvate hydratase — translated: MAQIIDVQAREILDSRGNPTVEVEVLLDDASFGRAGVPSGASTGVHEAHELRDGGDRYQGKGVRQAVENVNEKIAPAVTGLEADDQRLVDKVMMDLDGSDNKSNLGANAILGVSLATAKAAASSANLELFRYLGGPNAHVLPVPMMNIVNGGAHADSGVDVQEFMIAPIGADSFREALRMGAEVYHNLKSVIKSKGLSTGLGDEGGFAPSVGSTKEALDLIVEAVKKAGYKLGEDIAFALDAASSEFYDKDKGVYNFEGGEHSAEDMVKVYEELVENYPIVSIEDPLQEDDWEGYTKLTAEIGDKVQIVGDDFFVTNPARLKEGIEKKAANALLVKVNQIGSLSETADAVQLAQNNNYRCMMSHRSGETEDTTIADLSVAYSCGQIKSGAPARSERVAKYNQLLRIEEFLGDAAVYAGRSAFPRFNG
- a CDS encoding lytic transglycosylase domain-containing protein, encoding MKSARTLIAVIAVLALVIVAIGWLVSHIHTDSSSMRKPIPSDVPPPNGVAAPAVDTTKHTRTSEEFRTWAEPISKKTGISVEALSAYANANVVARHSKPGCHLDWTTLAGLGWVETRHGTYNGHHFDSVSIDSNGDVKPHIRGVQLDGAPGVEDLPDTDNGELDGDKEKDRAMGPLQFIPQSWEKYGVDANADGKADPDNIDDAAVAAVNLLCDFDRDLSTADGWRSAVRSYNNSAQYVEDVRRAAANYSLQQKPR
- a CDS encoding MazG nucleotide pyrophosphohydrolase domain-containing protein, which translates into the protein MSVIVLDPRFPGMLPVDAVSLVGNDVCYTEEVPVRIRWVIADLGGHVVEDTDTLITTDPYNEWVRERLHSGDQLLVAPSLYFQRRPDRALASGSQNNALSSGAANDLRGIEAENPAAYPDYDFALKAIPQLTDAAESAEAGVIHGTAVVGDGADDGENAVGVDGDAENTEPGDASDASHGDIPAAVLHEIEEAISVMARALRQGEWEQSQSHQSLLAYLREEVEELAQSIETWQAGDLASEKRLCDELSDIFLQVLFHAEIANRRGAFDIGHVAASFVHKMRTRAPYLFEESERPVGLDEQNRLWEEGKRREQSATDESWSAPAPHENPGSSS